A single region of the Stenotrophomonas sp. Marseille-Q4652 genome encodes:
- a CDS encoding MBL fold metallo-hydrolase, with protein sequence MTAAHQVRALGYAPEDVTDIVLTHLDFDHAGGLDDFPAATVHLRAVEQQFAERQHTWLDRQRFRPAQWGSRLRWRTYDDARTETWMGFDSVSGLHGLPPEILMSHLPGHTHGHAGVAIRRDQEWLLLAGDAHFDRREMDPEPRCTPGLRLYQCLMEKDRRARLEHRDRLRHLALRESGVTIFCSHDPVQFEALAGRALGEPCRPRASG encoded by the coding sequence ATGACCGCTGCGCATCAGGTCCGTGCACTCGGCTATGCACCGGAGGACGTCACCGACATCGTCCTCACCCATCTGGATTTCGACCACGCGGGCGGCCTGGATGATTTCCCCGCTGCCACCGTGCATCTGCGCGCGGTGGAGCAGCAGTTCGCCGAGCGGCAGCACACCTGGCTGGACCGCCAGCGCTTCCGTCCGGCGCAATGGGGATCGCGCCTCCGCTGGCGAACCTACGACGACGCGCGCACTGAAACCTGGATGGGCTTCGACAGCGTCTCCGGCCTGCACGGCCTGCCGCCGGAGATCCTGATGTCGCACCTGCCCGGCCACACCCATGGTCATGCCGGCGTGGCAATCCGTCGCGACCAGGAGTGGCTGCTGCTGGCCGGAGACGCCCATTTCGATCGCCGCGAAATGGACCCCGAGCCCCGCTGCACCCCAGGACTGCGCCTGTACCAGTGCCTCATGGAGAAGGACCGCCGCGCCCGGCTCGAACACCGTGACCGCCTGCGGCACCTGGCACTTCGCGAGTCGGGGGTAACCATCTTCTGCTCACATGATCCGGTGCAGTTCGAAGCACTGGCCGGTCGCGCGCTCGGCGAACCCTGCCGACCGCGCGCGAGCGGCTGA